Within Candidatus Manganitrophaceae bacterium, the genomic segment TTCCAAGCAAGAATCTGGGTGCCCTGGGAGACGCTGGGATGGTTGTCATGCGGGACCCCGAGCTTGCCGAGAAGGTGAGAATCCTCCGGGTACATGGCGGGAAACCCAAGTATGTCCATAATATCATCGGCGGAAACTTCCGCATCGATTCCATTCAGGCTGCTGTTATCAATGTCAAGTTGAACTACCTGGACCGTTGGACCGCTCAACGTCAGGAGAATGCCTTACGGTATGCCACGCTCTTCGATAAAAGCCGTCTGATAGAGGAAAAGGGGCTCTCCCTTCCTGAGACGGTCTATGAAGCGAAGGGTGTCATGCATTACCACATCTACAATCAGTTTGTGATCCGTGTCCCGCAGCGGGACCGACTGCGGGAATATCTCAGAGAAAAAGAGATCACCACAGAGGTTTACTATCCCATTCCTTTTCACCTTCAAGGGTGTTTTCAGTTTCTTGGCTACAAGGAGGGAGATTTTCCAGAGGCGGAGCGGGCTGCGAATGAAACACTCGCTCTCCCGATCTATCCGGAACTCACTCCGAAAATGCAGGAAGCCGTCGTGGAGGAGATTCAGGCATTTTTTCGTAAGGCGTGATTGACAGACTCGTAAAAAGTTGTCATTCCATTGGAGACCGAAGCCCCTCACGAACAAATGTCTATCCCCACATCTCATCCGTTACCATCAGACGTTCGACCGGTCGTCCTTGTGTGATGTGTTCTTCCATAATTTCTGCGATGTCAGAGGGCTTCACGCCGCGATACCAGACCGCATCCGGATAGACCACCACGGTCGGTCCCATCGGGCAGGGTCCCAGACAGGTCGATTCTGTGACAAGGACCTGCCCAAAGAGTTCCCTTTTTCCCATCTCGTCATAAATCGCAGGAATGATCTCCTGACTTCCTTTTTCGCCGCAGGACCCACGGGGATTTCCGGCGGGTCGGCTGGTCGTACAGACAAGGATGTGGTACTTGGGTTTCGGCATAAGGTCTCCTTTTTATGAGTAGGTGATTTATTCAAAGTTCTGAATTAGCTCAGGTTAGTATTAGTAGCATAGGGGTACGATTCAGTTCAAATCCCAAATTCCGCGATTGCGGACCTTGGCATTACAAAATACTGGATTGCAAGATCCTGTTGACAAAAAAAAAGTGAAGGCGTAAGTTCGAGAAAACATTGAATTGAGGGTGCGATGGAATTAGAACAGTTAGAGATCCTGGAGTCGCGTATTCAAGAGATGGTTGGGTTTGTTCGGCGGCTGAAAAGTGAGAAGGCGCAACTGGAAACAAGGCTGGATCAGCGCGAAAAAGAATTCCAGGCCCTCCATGAGGAGCGCGGCAAGGTTCGTCTCCGAATAGAGGCCCTTTTGGGTAAACTCGACCATCTTGAAAAAGAAGTCTGCACTCCGGATGAGGAAGCGTTGATTGGGGAATAAACTTCAAGTCGAAATATTTGGGAATAAGTATACCTTAAGGGGAGATGCTGATGAGGAATATGTTAAAGCGCTGGCTTCCTATGTCGACGAGAAGATGGGAGAGATTGCGGCGCATACACCGGATAATCTGCTTTCAAAGCTGGCTATTCTCACCTCGATCAACATTACGCATGAACTCTTTCAGTTGAGATCGGACCAGAAAGAGCGCGCCGCCGTGATCGGGGGAAAGACAAGAGACCTTATTGAGAGTATTGAAGAACAGTTTGACGCGTTTAAGTTAGAGGGTCCGTCTTCTTCTTGAAATTTCATTTCAACTTTGATAGGATCTTTACAGACGAAAGGGTGTCCCTGCATTGTGCGTAAGTGGTTAGTCGTCAAGCCTAACATCGACAGCAAGGGAGCCGAGTCCAAGAAGACTGTGTGCACGTTCCGCCCCAAGTGGAAAAGCCTGACGTCTTCATCTTGGTGCCCACCTAATCAAACAGGTTTGAGCTGATCGCCCTTACGGCAATGCGGGGGCCTTTCTGTCGCTTTATTTTCTCTGCCTGTTTGACTCCCTGTCTAAGCCGGAGCAAGACTGCTCTGGCCTTCACCCTTGAATCATTCATAGGGGTGCAGTTCCTTAAAATATCTACAAATTGGTCGATATGACAGTCTATTAATGGATCTTAATCCGAGAGGTCATTGTCGGAACCTCTGAATAAGTCATGAATTGTTTTTTCAGGGCAAAAATGTCCCTCTTTTGCGTTTCAAGTCTTGACAATAGCAAGCTATTCCCTACGATTTGCGCCTTAAATAGAAACCTTTTATCTTCCGAAGAATTCAACCCAGACTTAATCAGAGCTTCCTATGATTTTACCTCTTGACGCAGCTTCCCCTCTGGCTTGGCGTTTACGACCACGCGACTTCTCGGAGTTTGTCGGACAGGAACATCTTATGGCCCCGGGAAAGTTTCTCCGTCGCGCTATTGCGGCGGACCGGGTCTCCTCCCTCATCCTCTTTGGCCCGCCGGGCTGTGGTAAGACAGGCCTGGCCTACCTGATCGCAAGATATAGCGAGGCGGTTTTCTCTGATTTAAACGCCGTCACCTCTGGCATCGCCGATATTCGTCGGGTCGTTGCCGCGGCACGAAAGGAAAAGACCGCCACAGGCCGAAAAACCCTGTTGCTGATTGATGAAATCCATCGTTTCAACAAGGTTCAGCAGTCGGCCCTCCTCCCTGATGTTGAAAAAGGTAACATTACCCTTGTCGGGGCTTCAACACAAAATCCCTTCTTTTCGATTATTCCCGCTCTAGCGTCACGGTCACAAATTGTGGAACTCAAACCGCTGCCGGATGAAGCCCTTCAAGGCCTGATTGACCGGGCGATCCGTGACCCGGAGCGCGGTTTTGGAAAATTAAAGATCCGCCTTTCAAAAGAGGCCGAGCGTCATCTCATTCAGATGACCGAAGGAGATGCCCGGCGGCTTCTCAATGCCTTTGAAATCGGCGTGACGACGACGCCCCCCGATGTGGAGGGAGTGATCTATTTTGATCTGTCCGTCGCAGAAGAATCGATTCAAAAGAAGGGGCTGGTTTATGAGGATCAAGAGAGCCACTATGACACGATTTCAGCCTTTATCAAGAGCATGCGAGGTTCAGATCCGGATGCGGCGGTGTACTGGCTCGCAAAAATGATCTATGCGGGGGAAGATCCCCTTTTCATCGCTCGCCGTCTGATGATCTGTGCCGCCGAGGATGTGGGAAATGCGGACCCTGAAGCCCTTCGCGTGTCTGTTTCGGCGTTTCATGCCCTGGAGGCCATTGGAATGCCGGAGGGGAGAATCCCCCTGGCGGAAGCGACGATCTATATTGCTACAGCGCCAAAGAGCAATGCCTCTTATCTTGCGATAGACTTGGCCCTCAGTGAGATCTCGTCGGGCCGCGTGATGGCGGTTCCCGCGGCGCTTAAAGACGCCCACTATTCCGGGGCGAAACAGCTGGGGAGAGGTACGGGCTACCTCTATCCGCATGATTTTCCAGACCATTACACCCCTCAAAAATATCTGCCGGAGAAGAAGGTTTTCTACACACCGTCAAATCAGGGAAAAGAAAAAGACATTGCCGAGCGGCTTCGGCGTTGGCGGGAGAGAGATAAGGCGCGCCAGTAGAGATGTGATGTGTCCGTAGAAGAAGAGCCTTCATATTATAGAGAAGATTAAATGTTTCAGACAGACCGGCCGGGTCAAAAAATCCTTAAAGTTCACGAACTGACCACCCGTATTCGGGTGGCGGCAGAGCAGACATTTTCCAATGTCTGGGTCGAAGGGGAGGTGGTTGATTTGAGGTTGCCGGCCTCCGGCCATCTTTATTTTGTTTTGAAAGACGCTTCCGCGCAGATCAGGACGATCATTTTCCGGGCGCAGGGGCGTTTTCTTAAATTTACCCCAAAAGAGGGAAAATCAGTCCTGATCCGGGGTCACCTTACCTTCTACGAGGCGCGGGGCGACTACCAGCTTATTGTTGACTATATCGAGCCGAGGGGAAGCGGCGCCCTCCAGGCCGCCTTTGAGGCCTTGAAAGAGGCTCTTCGCCGGGAAGGCCTTTTTGACGTCGAGCGAAAAAAAACAATCCCGCAATTCCCCCTCCGGATCGGTCTTCTGACCTCAGCCACGGGGGCGGTCCTCCGGGACATCCTTCGGGTTTTTCAGGAGGCGAAGCTTCCGATTCAAATCACCGTTTATCCTGTTCCCGTTCAGGGAGAGGGGGCGGCCGGGGAAATTGTGGAAACACTGGATGCCGTGAACGGCCTTCCGGCCTCGCAACAGCCTGAGCTACTGATTCTTACACGGGGTGGGGGATCGCTTGAAGATCTTGCCGTGTTTAATGAAGAGGATGTGGCGCGTGCGATCTTCCGGTCTGTGCTCCCGGTGATGACGGCCATTGGCCACGAAACCGATACGACGATCTCTGATTATGTTTCAGACCTTCGCGTCCCCACCCCATCGATTGCCGCGGAAGAAGTGGCCCGGCGTGTTCGCCTGACCCTGGAGAAGTTTGTACTTCTGGAACAGGACTTGGTCGCCTTGATCCGGACGAGAATTGAGGATGCGAAAAACAAGCGCGAAATTGCCTTACGGCTCCTCAGCGATCCCTCCCGAAGGATCGGTCATGCCCGAGACCGACTGAGCCAATTGGTCATCCGCCTTCAGCAGTCCATGGCGCGGGCATTGGAGATCCACCGCGGGAGCCTGATTCGGAGCCACCAGGGACTTTTTCATTTGAACCCGATTTACCGCCTTCAGGAAAAGCGACAACGGCTTAATCAGTTAAACGGGCAACTGTTAAAAGAGGGGAGAGGATTCATTGATCAGGGGCGAAGCACGCTCCTGGCTCAGATGGAGCAACTGCATCTCTTAAGCCCCTTGAACATATTGAGCCGGGGCTACAGCATTACCCAAAAACTTCCCTCTCTGAAGATTATCCGGGATGCCACAGAGGTCCATCGGGGCGATCGTCTTCGACTGACGCTTCATCAGGGTAGGGTGACGTGTACCGTCGTCGAAAAGGGGAAGGAAGTTGAGGATGCGTCATGAGACAGATCGCCGGCGAGATTACGATACAGACCTCCGGACGGAAGCTCTATGATCTGACCGAAAAGATTGACTCTTGGATGAAATCGGACCCTATTCAATGTGGCCTTTTGACCTTGTATATCCAGCATACCTCGGCCTCGTTGTTGATCCAGGAAAATTATGACCCGGAGGTGCTTCTGGATATGGAGCGATTCTTCGACCGTCTGGTCCCTCAGGGGGATCCCCTATTCCGTCACACAACGGAAGGGCCGGATGACATGCCCGCGCATATCCGCGCGGCGCTTACAGCGACATCGCTGTCCATCCCCGTCCGAAGCGGTCGGCCGGCCCTCGGCACCTGGCAAGGGATCTTCCTTTATGAGCATCGTACGGACGGACATCTCAGGACGGTGCTGATCCATCTTATTGGTGAGGAAACGTAAAGATAAACTGGAGCGATCCTCGGCAGAGAACTTGAACTCTTACTCTTGATCAGTGGCGAACCGCCCTTTTTCGTGTCTCTGAGAATTTCTCTCCAAAATCCTGATCGTGTGGGAGGGGGATAAGTAAGAATGTTTTGTCTTCTCCGATGGTTCTCCTCTTGACCCGCTAAAAAAGGCCTGTTTCGCCAACGATAGATCAGATCTCCACTTATCCCCAATCCTCGGTTATCTCCGAAACTGTCTGCCTTGGTTTTTCTCGATTCCGAACTGCATCTCTCTTAAATTCAGCGTCATATTTTCTCCTGTTTTGAACGCTTATCTTTCCCCTCTGGCGGTTTCTTTAGTCCCATAATACCGACTTAACTGAGTGTCCAAATTTTCAGGGGAGGTTCAATCTTCTACTTCTTTATTTTCCGGTCTGTTACTGAAATATTATAAATTCGTGATAACTCTGTGATTTTAACCCCCTATTTTTGTAGGGTTATTCAACTTTAAACATGGAGGTTCATATGAAACGATTAGCGACTGCAGTTCTCATTGCTGCATCATTAAGTTCTGCGCAAGTGAGTGCTCAGGACTTGTCCGTAACCATCACAAACCTTACTCATGGAATGGCATTTACTCCCATACTTGTGTCGGCGCATGATTCAACAGGAAACCTATATGATGTTGGCGTAACCGCCAGCCTGGGTCTCCAAAAAATGGCTGAAGGGGGTGACTTAACTGATCTGAAGGCAGATCTGGATACGATTACCGCGACCTACACCGATTCAGCAGCACCCTTGTTGGCGGGTTCAAGTGTCACGGTAAATTTGAATGCAGATGCCGCTACAGGAAATACAAAATTATCCGTGGTCTCTATGTTATTGCCGACCAACGATGCCTTTTTGGGCCTGGATGCAATAGATATCCCCGTCGCATCGGGGGCCTATACATACTTTTTAAATGCCTATAATGCCGGTACAGAGGCCAATGATGAGCTGATAGAATTGATGGGTAATGGAGGCACACCCGGTACGCCTGGAATTCCGAATGCCCCGTTTATAACTAATCAGGGAACAGGTGGCTCGGGTGGGGTTTCTGGGCTGTAAAAATGTTGTGTTGTTTGTCCTCCGGCATTCTCCGGGGGATAGCCGCTTCAGTTAGAATCCGATTACGATTTCTGCCTTCCAGCGTTTCAGGGGAGAGTCGCATGGAAAGGAAAAAATAAGAAATATGCGTAGAATTCTCGTCATAGAAGACGATGAAGATATTGCTAACTTGGTGGCCTTGCACCTTCGCGATTCTGATTGTGAAGTCGAGATTGCTGAAGACGGGACGGTGGGTTTGGCCCTGCTGGAAGCAGATTCATTCGACCTTTTGATTCTCGACCTTATGCTTCCGGGTGTTGATGGTTTAGAGATTTGCCGCCGCATCCAGGCCAAGGAGAATGACACTCCAATCTTAATGCTGACGGCCAGGACGAATGAACTCGACCGAATCCTGGGTTTGGAGATGGGGGCAGACGACTATTTAACGAAACCTTTTAGTGTTCGTGAACTGCTTGCGCGGGTTAAAGCCATTTTGCGGCGGACCGACATGGCCAAAAAGAAAAGTTCTCATGAGGAACCTAAGGTGATTCATGCTGGCGGGATAGAGGTGATCGAGAGGAAGCGTCAGGTCAAGCGCGACGGAGAGTTCATCGATCTCACGGCAAAGGAATTTGACCTGCTCTGGTTTTTTATGAAAAATCCAGGACATGTTTATAATCGTTCCCAACTACTCGACAGGGTGTGGGGTTACGGGCATGACGGTTATGAACATACCGTTAATTCTCATATCAACCGACTCCGATCGAAGATAGAGAGCGACCCTTCCGAACCGCGTTATATCCTCACCGTCTGGGGAGTCGGTTATAAGTTTTCGGACGAAGAAATCCCTTAAGTCCCATGGAAAAAATAAAAAGAAAGCGGTCCATGTTTTTCAGAACGCTCTATAGCAAATTAGCCTGTGTGCTTTTTCTTTTTGTTGCATTCAGTGGTGCGCTCTTTTTATATCTTGTTCGCATCTCGGCCCAAAACTATCATCAAGAAATCACGCAAAAGCTCAATCTTCGTCTTGCAGGCAATATCGCGAAAGAATCCTTGTTGGTGAAAGATAATGAGATCAATCGGCTTGCGCTGGAAAATATCTTTCACATGTTGATGGTCATCAATCCAAACATCGAGGTCTATCTCCTTGATCAGCGTGGAAAGATCCTGGCCTATTCCGCAGCAAAAGATAAGATCAAAAGAGATGTGGTGGACCTGGATCCGATTCAAACCTTCCTTTCAACGCAGGGACAGGCCTTGGAATTCCCTTTTTACGGCGATGACCCGAGGCATCCCCACCGGAAGAAGATATTCTCAGTCGCACCGGTTTCCGCAAACGGCCTCAACGAAGGATTTCTCTATGTGATTCTCGGGGGCAAAGCATTCGACAGTGTTGTTGAAATGATCAAGGGGAGTTACGCGATCCGGACCAGCGTTATCGGCTTGGTGACCAGTCTTTCTATTGCCCTGATTGCAGGTTTGCTTACTTTTGGACTGTTTACCAAAAGATTGAAGACGCTCTCAGAAGTGATCCTTCACTATACAAAGGGTCAGTTCAAGCGGGATCTGAACTCACGTTACCGATTCGGAAAAATGCTGTCAGATGAGATCGACCAACTGGGTCGGTATTTTAATCTGATGGCCGATCACATCGATTAACAGTGGGAAGAGCTCAACCGTTCCGATGCGCTCCGGCGGGAAATGGTGGCAAATGTCTCGCATGACTTACGGACGCCTCTTGCCTCACTCAACGGTTATCTGGAAACCTTGCTGATTAAAAAAGAGACCTTGAGTGAAAAGGAGAAGGTGGAGTATCTACAGATTGCCTTACGGCACAGTAAGCGACTTGGGGTGCTTATCGAAGAACTATTCGAACTGGCCAAGCTCGACTCCTATCAAAAGCTTTTAGATCCCTCGGAATTTTCGATGGGAGAATTGATACAGGATGTCATCCAGAAATTTAAGCTTACAGCTCAGAAAAAAAAGGTCGACATCGCGTCCGATTATCGCCGGAAAATGCCCCTTGCCATTGGCGACATCGGGATGATTCAACGAGTTTTGGAGAACCTTATCGAGAACGCGCTCAGGCACACCCCGGAGGGTGGGCGCGTTGAGCTGGCTTTAATGGAAGGACCCTTCTCATCCGATAATAAGCGCCTTATTGTCAAGGTGAGTGACACCGGATCGGGTATCCATACTGAGGATCTTCCTTATATTTTCGATCGCTTTTACCGGAAGCAAAAGAGCCGCAAGAGTGACGGTTCGCATGCGGGACTGGGTTTGGCAATTGTAAAAAGAATTCTTGAATTACACGGTGGTAATGTTACGGTCAAGAACAAAAAAAATGAGGGAGCGGTTTTCACTTTTGACCTGCCGGTCTTGAAGGTTTAGGAGCCTGTCGGAGGAATGAAGAATCAACTGCGTCGATGGAAAATAGGCCACTTTTAAAATGCATTTTGTTAAATAGTGGAAATATTCGGCTCAAGTCATAGACAAACGGGTCTCTATTTTCGATTCACATCGTAACGACCTCGTTTGCCCGGCAGGGTCACAGTAAAAAACATAAAGCCGGTGCGCTTTCGGCGCATTCCTCTAAAAACATCCTGCATGGACGTTCAGAATAAGATATTTTGGTTTCAGATCGGCCATTGTGTTCTTTATCCAAGTGGACTACACAGATCGTTACCCATTGCACCAAGACCAAACCATCCAATTAAAAAGGACTTGACCTCTTGTCGGGTCCTTGTATACTCTCAGAAGTTACGTTTTTCTTGTGGAGCTCATGTGGCGCATCTGAAATTTGAAACGGCTCTCTCCCGTCTGGAAGAGGCGGTCAAGTTGCTTGAAAAAGGGGATCTTCCCCTGGAAGATTCTCTCAAGATTTTTGAAGACGGAATCCGGTCTTCGAAAAATTGCCTCAAAGTGCTTGAAGAGGCTGAAAAAAAGGTGGAAGTTCTTATTCAAGACAAAAAGGGGAAAAAAGGCCTGCGCCCTTTTGGTCTTGTAGAAGGTCATCCATCAGAGGAAAGAGGACCTAATGAGTAAGGATGGGGCAGTTTCACCCAGCGTATCGTCCTCTACTATTGTGCCTGAGGTCCTGATCTCCGAGAATAAGTCTTTGAATGGGGCCCGACCTGCGAATCTGGATCCGCTTCAAGCCTATCTGTCGAGGCGAAAGGAAGAGGTCGATCGCCTCCTCCAATCGTATTTGCCGAGGGCGTCATGTGAACCTGCACTGATCCATGAAGCGGTCCGGTATTCCTTGTTTGCCGGGGGGAAGAGGCTTCGACCGATTCTCTGTATTGCGGCCTGCGAAGCCGTGGGAGGAAATGTTGAAACAGCACTCCCCTTTGCGGCTGCGATTGAATTGATGCATACTTATTCTCTGGTCCATGACGACCTCCCTGCCATGGACAACGATACCTATCGGCGGGGAAAACTGACCAATCATAAGGTGTTTGGTGAAAGCACTGCAATCCTGGCGGGAGATGCGCTCTTGACCTCGACCTTTACCCTGCTGGCCGAAAAAGGTCTGGCCGGGTCGCTCTCCCCAAGGCGGGTATTATCCGTCATCCTTGAATTGGGTGCGGCATGTGGAAGCACGGGAATGGTGGGAGGACAGTTGCTTGATATTGAGTCCCAGGGTGGGGAGGAGATCAACCTGGAAAAGCTGGCAAAAATTCACTCGCTTAAAACGGGAGCATTATTCCGGGCCTCTATCCGGATCGGGGGGATTTTGGGGAGCGCTGGCCCTAAAAAACTAACCGCCTTGACCCGGTTTGGAGAGAAGGCAGGCCTGGCCTTTCAGATTGCAGACGATATTCTTGATGTGGAGGGAGATGAAGCCTTGATGGGGAAATCAGTCGGTCAGGATCAGTCAAAAGAAAAATGGACCTATCCCGGATTTCTGGGTCTGGAGCGTTCAAAAAAAGAGGCAAACATACATATTCAGGATGCCGTGGCGGCCTTGGAAGGGTTTGGCCCGGAGGCGGGCCCCTTGCGTCAGATTGCAGCATATATGGTGGATCGAAAAAAATAAAACGTATCGACTCAGCTCATCCACCTTTTCCTTCAGGGCGGTGTTGCTGTGGTGCTCGAGTCCTCACGTATGAACCATACGTTGCGGTTCTGCGCTCCTCGTGTCTTGCCCTGAAGAAAAATCTGGGCGATCTGAGTCGTTACAAAGTATGAAGTATAAATTTTCTTGGGGAAAATGTTTTGCGGTTATTAGATAAAATAGACGCGCCGAGTGATTTGAAGAAGATTCCAAGGGAGGATCTTCCTCAATTGGCACAGGAGATCCGTGATGAAATCCTTCAGGTTATTTCTGAAAAGGGAGGGCATCTTGGGGCAAGCCTTGGGGCGGTTGAGCTTTGCATTGCATTACATACCTGTTTTGATGCACCTCAGGACCGGCTTGTCTGGGATGTGGGGCACCAGGCTTATCCGCACAAGTTGTTGACCGGAAGGCGGGAGCAGTTTTCGACATTACGACAGTATCAGGGTATCAGCGGTTTTCTTTCACGAGCGGAAAGTCCCTATGACACCTTCGGTGCCGGACATGCGGGAACCTCTATTTCCGCCGCACTCGGGATGGTCGAGGCACGGGATCATCATGGAGAAAAATACCATGTGATCGCCATCATCGGAGACGGTTCTATGACTGCCGGAATGGCCTATGAAGCGCTCAATCATGCCGGGGCCCTGAAGCGGAATCTCATTGTCGTCCTGAACGACAATGAGATGTCGATTTCTGCGAACGTCGGTGCCTTTTCCGCTTATTTGAATCGAATTATCACGGGGCCGCTCTACACAAAGGTCAAGAGTGAAACGGCAACCCTTCTGAAAAATATACCGAAGATCGGCGAGCCGATGCTAAGGGCGGCCAAACGTGCCGAGGAATCGGTCAAGGGGATGATCGTTCCCGGACACCTTTTTGAGGAACTCGGATTTCGATATGTCGGGCCGATTGACGGGCACCGCCTGGATCATCTCTTAACGACATTTGACAACATCAAGCAACTGGACGGCCCCCTGCTGATCCATGTCATCACAAAAAAGGGAAAAGGCTATCGTCCGGCGGAAGCGGACCCGGCGGCGTTTCATGGAACCCCTTCATTTGATTTATCGACAGGGGTCACGAAAAAGAAGGGGAGCATTCCTTCCTATACAAGTATCTTTTCCCGTTCCCTGATCCGACTGGCCAGGGAGAATGCGGAAATTGTCGCAATCACGGCTGCTATGCCCGCGGGGACAGGCCTGACGGCGTTTTCGAAAGAGTTTCCAGACCGTTTTTATGATGTCGGTATCTCGGAGCAACATGCGGTGACGATGGCTGGCGGCATGGCGGCCGA encodes:
- the dxs gene encoding 1-deoxy-D-xylulose-5-phosphate synthase, with translation MNFLGENVLRLLDKIDAPSDLKKIPREDLPQLAQEIRDEILQVISEKGGHLGASLGAVELCIALHTCFDAPQDRLVWDVGHQAYPHKLLTGRREQFSTLRQYQGISGFLSRAESPYDTFGAGHAGTSISAALGMVEARDHHGEKYHVIAIIGDGSMTAGMAYEALNHAGALKRNLIVVLNDNEMSISANVGAFSAYLNRIITGPLYTKVKSETATLLKNIPKIGEPMLRAAKRAEESVKGMIVPGHLFEELGFRYVGPIDGHRLDHLLTTFDNIKQLDGPLLIHVITKKGKGYRPAEADPAAFHGTPSFDLSTGVTKKKGSIPSYTSIFSRSLIRLARENAEIVAITAAMPAGTGLTAFSKEFPDRFYDVGISEQHAVTMAGGMAADGLRPVVAIYSTFLQRAFDQIVHDVSLQNLPVVFCLDRAGLVGADGPTHNGVFDISYLRGIPNMTLMAPKDENELQHMLTTALKHQGPVAIRYPRGEGIGVPLDERMMVLPIGKGEILRGDLVEKWDVALVAIGNMVYPALEAAGILEREGIVAGVVNARFIKPIDHELLVTVANRCSKLITLEEQVLAGGFGEAVLSSLEAAKVEKGAPQVDIKRIGLPDQFIEHGAQKILHKNNGLDPESISSLALNFVRGPMKTLTGESVSESGLRSDKTAVRE